TTCACTTTGACCTCGTTTACTTCACGGTCTCCGCGTACCAGCACTGCAACCAGCTTGTCATCGGTCTTGTACAGCAGCGTTTTAATTAGCTGATCAGGGCTCACTTGCAAAAACTGTACCAAATCTTGAATACTCTTCACATCGGGAGTTCGTACGGTTTCCATCGCTGGTAGCTCAGTAGTACCTTCGCCTGCTTGAGTGCTCTTTCCCTGCATAACGGTTGCCATCTGCGCCTGTTCCAGGTTGGCCGCATACTGACACGAGCTGCAAGATACGATGGTGTCTTCCCCGATTTCAGCCAAGGCCATAAATTCATGAGTCTCGCCTTGTCCGCCAATTGCCCCTGCGTCAGCTTCTACTGCCCGGAAGTTCAGACCGAACCGCCTAAAGATCCGCTCATATGCGTTGTACATATTCCGGTAAGAAACATCCAGCCCCTCCCAGTCACGGTCAAAGGAATAAGCGTCCTTCATCAAGAACTCCCGACCACGCAGCAGTCCGAAACGGGGACGTCTTTCATCTCGGAACTTCGTCTGAATCTGATACAGATTGACCGGCAGTCTGCGGTATGAGGAGATCTCTTGGCGTACCAGTGATGTAATAACCTCTTCATGTGTAGGCCCAAGCACAAATTCCCTTTCATGACGGTCATGAAGCCGTATAAGTTCAGGTCCGTAAACTTCATATCTGCCGGACTCCTTCCACAGCTCAGCAGGTTGAACTGCTGGCATATGAAGCTCCTGCGCACCGGATGCATCCATCTCCTGACGGATAATGCCTTCGATTTTACGAAGAACACGCCATCCGAGCGGCAGATAGGTATAGATCCCGGAAGCCGTCTGGCGGATATATCCTCCCCGGAGCAGCTGATGATGACTGAGCGCCTCTGCTTCAGCCGGCACTTCGCGTAAGGTAGACATAAATAATTGACTTTGCCGCATGGCTTTCATCCTCCTCTTCTTTCGTGAAAACACAAAAAAGCACATCCGTCATAAGGGACGAATGTGCTCGTGGTACCACCCTGTTTCAATCTTCCACCGTTTGTTCAGGGGGAAGATCCTCTTGACGGCGGTAACGGGCCGTACCGGCTCCGCTGCATGGCAGCGCAGCAACTACAAGGGAGGAAGAACGCAGTCGTACATGAAAGCCTTTCAGCCAAGGGCCTCCTCTCTGTTACGCCGTATCTGCGGACTTATGTCCTTGATCAAGGTTGTTCACGGAATTCATTTTTCCATACGTTACATCCGAAAGGTCGAAATGTCAATAGTACCGTTATCACAGTGTATTCCTAGCACGAGATATGCTCCAACACCTGCCGCAATATACCAATGACATGATCATCCTGATACGTATAATAATACGTGTTTCCGTCACGCCGATATTTCACCAGTCGTAAGCTGCGCAAATGGCTCAGTTGATGTGATACCGCAGACTGGCTCATTCCAAGCACCTCGGCAATATGACCGACAGGACACTCCTCCTGAGATAATAAATGAAGAATCCGGATCCGGGTAGGATCGGATATCGCTTTAAGTAGGCGGGAGGCTTCAAGTGCTTGTTCCTCCTGCAAAAGTTCGTGCATCTCTTTTTCCATGATCATTCCCTCTTTTCATTCATAGCTTCCACGATTATGCGGGCATCACGTCCGACCCCTGCAAGCAGAGCTGAACCTCTGTGGGTTTGCCACGGTAACCCGACGAAATATAGATGATCTACCGGACTGACTCCACGGGAATGGAGAACCTGTCCATCACTGTCCAGAGCTCCTTCGATATGCAGCCAGCTGTAGCGGGATTTAAACCCCGTAGCCCAAATAATGTTACGAACCGCCAGCTCCGAGCCATCCTGAAAAAGGACCCCTGAGCCACTCACATCCACGGTTCTCTTTTTTAAGATCACTTTACCGCACCTGACCGCTTCTTTCAATTCATATCCGAAAATCGGATCACCTTTTCTCCGTAGCCGCCTTCCGATCCAGGACGAAGATGCTGCCTTTAATATACCTAGAGTGTCCAACCACCAAAAAATACTCTTGGTTCCGATCTTAAGCGGCAAATATTTCGGCTGCTGACCAAGCGCCAGGTAGGTTTTCCGTCCCTCTGAAAGCTCTACCGCAATTTGAGCACCGCTGTTGCCTCCCCCAACGACGAGTACATCCCCTTCCTGAAGCTGTGACGGATGTCTATAGGAGGAAGAATGCATCTGGAGAACATTATCTGATACCTTCTGAGAATACGTAGGAACGTTCGGCTGCTGAAACGGACCTGTCGCAATGACCAGCTTCTTGGCCTGGTACTGACCTTGGCTGCTGTCTATTATAAAAATACCTCGTTCTTTGCGTACAGAGGTGACATCTGTTCCGAATTGAATAGGAAGCCTAAAATGCACTGCATATTTTTGCAAATATAAAGACATCTCGTTCTTGTCTGGAAATCCGTCTGACTCCCCTTCTAATGGAAACCCTGGAAGTGCATTGTGAGACCTTGGCGTAAACAATCTTAGCGATTCATATCGTCCCTGCCATACTTCACCTGCTCCCATACTGCGATCCAATATCAAAAAATTATTATTCTTCGCACGACTGCGGCTTAACCAATATCCTGCAGCCAAACCCGCCTGTCCTGCGCCAATAACTACCGTGTCCCATACCATAATCATCACCACAATTCATATGAATAATTGCTCATATATAGATATAACACGTTTTTGAACGGACGTAAACGAAAATTATATGAAAATTGAAGCGTTTCTCTTTTTTAGATGAAAAAATGTCGGTCTCTCCGTTGACATTATGTCGGGATGAGCATAATATAAGCCTAAAGTTGCATTCAGGAAACAATCTAAGCTCGGCCCAATTAAATAGGGAGAGGTTAAACTTTATGGACGAGACAAATAATTATCAAAATCTGCACCAGGCAGCGCTCGGACAGCGGTTTCTGGTGAAAAAGGTGGATATCCAGGGTGAACTGAAGCGACGACTTCTGGATCTTGGATTCGTACAGGATTCGGTCATCGAAGTGCTCAGAGCAAGCCCTTTGGGAGATCCCACCTCATATAGAGTGGCAGGCACAGTCATTGCATTACGGAAAGAGGAGAGCCAGTTAATATACGGTGAGGTGATAACATCATGAGATCTTTTACCATCGCCCTAGCGGGAAATCCCAATACTGGAAAAAGTACGTTATTCAATGCTCTGACAGGGCTAAAGCAGCATACCGGCAACTGGTCAGGAAAAACGGTTAGTCTAGCAAGCGGTTATTATGAATTTAAAGACGTTCGGTTCGAGTTTGTGGATCTGCCCGGAACTTATTCCTTATTCTCCAACTCCTCGGATGAGGAAGTAGCGCGTGATTTCATCGTATTTGAGAAGCCTGATGTCACGCTACTTGTACTTGATTCTACCGCACTGGAAAGAAGCCTCAATCTGGCCCTTCAGGTGCTTGAAATGACCGATCGCGTGATCATCTGTTTAAATTTAATGGATGAAGCGAAGAAAAAAGGGATTAAGATCCATGCCGGGAAGCTTTCCAAAAAACTCGGCGTTCCGGTTATCCCTATCTCGGCAAGAAACAACGAAGGATTGGATGTATTGTCAGACCATTTACTCAGAATGTGCTTGGGCGAAATCCAGACGACTCCTTACCGAATGAAATACAACGAACAGCTTGAAAGTAATATCGCCAGATTAGAGAGCGAAATCACAGATATCGTAGGGAATGACTTTCCAACCCGGTGGCTCGCGATTCGATTTCTGGACGGCGATAAGAAACTAATTTCTACACTTCAGGACAGGATCTCCGCTCAAGACAAAGGGGGTGTAAACTATGGAGCAGCTAAAACGCTTAGAAGCTCTAACAGCCACCATTCCTGCTGACCAAATTGATGGTGTCCGTGAGACGATTGTCGGAGATTTATTCAAAAAATCCAGGGAACTTTGTAATGAAGCTGTTACGGTGACTGACAAAGACCGCCTGTATCGTTCAGAGCGGCTGGACCGTATCTTCACCTCCAAAGTGTGGGGCTTTCCCATTATGCTCGGACTGCTCGGCATTTTGTTCTATCTGACAATTGCGGGCGCTAACGTGCCATCCTCTATGCTTGCCAGCTTTTTCGGATGGGTGGAAGGATATTTGACGCTCGGTTTCGAGGCTGTGAATGCGCCGGCATGGCTCCACGGTGTACTCATTCTCGGACTTTTCAGGGGTACCGCATGGGTGGTAAGCGTCATGCTTCCTCCTATGGCGATCTTCTTCCCGGCGTTTGCCCTTCTTGAAAACTACGGGTATTTGCCCAGAGTTGCCTTCAACCTGGACCGGTTATTTAAGAAAAGCGGCGCCCACGGTAAGCAGTCCCTGACGATGGCAATGGGATTCGGCTGTAATGCCGCAGCCATCATGTCTACCCGGATTATCGAATCTCCCCGGGAACGTATGCTAGCGATTCTGACCAATAACTTCGTTCCGTGCAACGGACGCTGGCCGACATTGATACTACTTGCTTCTCTGTTTATGGCCGCAGGCTTTTCCGGTGGAACCCAGACACTCGTTACCGCTTCTGTTGTCATGGGGATGGTGTTGATCGGCATTGTTGTCACGTTAACCGTATCGTGGGTACTGTCCAAAACCGCATTAAAAGGTGTGCCTTCCCACTACACGCTGGAGCTTCCGCCTTATCGGAAACCTAAAATCTTGAACACGATCCTTCGTTCTACACTGGACAAAACGGTGTATGTTCTCCGGAGAGCCGTGATCGTGGCGGCGCCAGCAGGCGTCTTGACCTGGATACTGGCCAATATCTATATAGGTGACACTAGCATCCTGCTGCATTTTGTCGGCTTCCTGGACCCGTTCGCCCAGGCGCTCGGGCTGGACGGCTTTATCCTGATGGCTTTCATTATCGGGATGCCGGCCAATGAGATCGTTCTACCAATCCTGCTCATGGGTTATCTCGCTACCGGTTCGTTGACCGAAGTTGAGGATATGTTTGCGCTGAAGCAAATTTTCCTGGATCAAGGCTGGACGTGGCTGACGGCACTGAACATGATGCTGTTCTCGCTTCTTCACTACCCTTGCGGAACAACCCTTGTTAACATCTATAAGGAAACCAAGAGCAAAAAGTGGACATTTCTGTCCTTTGCGATTCCGACTGCCATTGCTATCGGCGTGACCTTCACCGTGGCTCAGGTCGTTCGGGCCTTGGGCTGGGTGTAAAGTTTGTCAAATCAAAAAGCAACCAGATACCCGTTAATTCGGATGTCCAGTTGCTTTTTTTGATTACATAGCTCGTTATTTGTAAGACGCTCCCCGTACGTATCGTTCCTCCGATCGCTGTTGTCCCCGAATTTTTTGAATTCATTTCAACTGTTAAAATTCGGGGACAAAGCTAATGCTTACGAAGTAGCTTCCCTTTGGGAAGCTTTTAGGCGACCGCTGCCGCTTCTCCGGAATCGTTTCGTCCGCTCCGCCGCTTCGATGTAAAAAAGAGATCTGATTGTATATCAATGCCCTGACTCACACCAGTATAAATGCCCCGCCCTCTGCTAAAAAGGAGCACAGACATATTTCTGGCATACTGTACTCCCCGCAAATATAATTCGTTCTCTCATACCGGGTAAAGTTCCTCGTGCTTTTCTGCTGTCCGTTTGCATTCTTTACACAATCCTCTAACGATTCCCGCATCATTGGCATAGAACGTCAGAGGCTGCAACTTTTTGCATCGGCTGCAGGTCTGCCCATTGGCATCCTTTAATTTTTTCTTCTTATGTAATGACACCACGTTGCTGTGCCGTCTCCTGGATAATAATGAATACAACAGAACCAGCAATACGATGGCGGCAATGATGACAAACAGTATAATAAGCTTCATCTCTTATCCCCTCCCCTACCAATATACCACTTCCTTCACACAAAAAAGCCTTCTTTTCCCCGCATAGCGGTTGAAGAAGGCTTTCGTCATGCAGTTGATTGCAAGGAGTGTTAGTGCATCAAAGCGATCATTTCTTAAGGTGATATGGAACGGTTGTAATAATTACATCTTTACGATAAAGCAAGTATGTACGGATCATAAAACTTGTTTGGTTATGCAGAAAGTTATGCCAGCCTTTCTTTGGAATGAACTGGGGAATAACTACCGTAACCTGATAATTGGCTTCACTCGCTTTTCGATGTACCGTATCGATAAACTTGCTCAAAGGTTGGATGATGCTCCTATAAGGAGAATTTAAAGTCACCAACCTCACATCAGGTTTCCATTTCTGCCATTTTTCCTCGAATCGGATTTCATCTTCTTTTTCAAACGGAATATATACAGCTATGATCTGTTCCGCTGACAGGGATTTAGCATAGTTTAGGGAATGTTCAACAACATGCGTAATTCCCGATACAGGTAAAATAATGACATTTCCCTCAATCGGCACAGTTGGTTCGCTAGTTGTAAGCCGCAGTTGTTCACCTACCGCTTCGTAATGCTTCTTTATACGATAGAATAAATAAACGATAAGCGGCAAGAAAACAAAGACAGGCCATACCTGTGTGAATTTAGTTAAAAAGAACACGATTGTAACGGTAAAACAGATAATGGCACCAATTGTGTTAATAATCAGTTTTGGAATCCAACCTGTTGGTTTTTCACGAATCCATTTCACCATCATGCCTGTCTGAGAGAGTGTAAATGGGATGAATACACCCACAGCATAAAGTGGGATCAACTGCTCGGTTTGTCCTTGAAACGAAATGATCAACACGATGGATAATAAACCAAGAAAGATGATACCATTGGAATATCCCAGTCGATCCCCCCGTACGGTGAACATTTTTGCGATAAACTTATCTTTGGCAAGATTAACAGCAAGCAATGGAAACGCCGAATAACCGGTATTAGCGGCAAGAATCAAGATTAAAGCTGTCGTTCCTTGGATGAAAAAATACATAAAGTTTCGTCCGAAGGTCTGCGCTGCGATCTGTGAAACAACCGTCTGCTCTACAGTAGGCGTAATCCCGTAATAATAGGCTAAGTACACAATTCCCGAAAATAACAGCGCAAGCAAGGTTCCCATCGCCAGTAACGTTTTAGCCGCATTATTCGGAGCAGGATCTTTGAAGTTCGGAATGGCATTCGAAATCGCTTCAACTCCTGTTAAAGCAGAGCTTCCCGAGGCAAAAGCTCTGAGGAGTAAAAATATAGTCATGCCTGTTACTGGAGTACCAATTGGCGCATGCAAATCGGGTGAAACACTACCCGTAAAAATGTTGTATACACCAACACCGATTAAAATAAACAGTGCCAAAACGAATAAATAAACGGGATAAGCTAAAATTGAAGCAGACTCGGTAACCCCCCTTAAATTTAATAGGGTAAGAAGAAGTACAAAGACTACAGCAATGATAACCTTGTGCTCGTGTAGACTCGGAAAGGCGGATGTTATGGCATCCGTACCTGCGGACACGCTGACAGCTACTGTTAATATATAATCCACCAACAAGGAGCCTCCAGCAACAAGTCCAGGGTATACCCCTAGATTCTGCTTGGATACCATATACGCTCCTCCACCATATGGATAAGCAAAAATAATTTGGCGGTAAGATAAAATAAGCGCGAGTAATAAAATCAATACTCCAATCCCAATCGGTACCGAATACCAAAATGCTGATACACTTACGGTGATTAAAACCAACAGTATTTGCTCTGGACCATATGCAACGGACGATAAAGCATCAGAGGAAAGAATGGCAAGTGCCTTTTTCTTATTAAGTTTTTGTTCCCCTAATTGGGTAGATTTCAGAGGTCGCCCAACCAAAAACCTTTTTAATGTCATCGTTTCTTTCCACCACCAGTTTGAAATTCGGGACATATAGTATACTGTCCTTGTAGTTTATTCATTATCCGTTATAACCGATAACCTCCTCACACCTCTCTATTCTCTCAAACAAAAAAGCCTCCTTTTCCCCGCATAGCGGTTAAAGAAGGCCTTCGTCGTACAGGTCGACTTGCAAGGACGTTAGATCTTTAGTTCTCCCAGTTTGATCAATTCTACAACGGCTTGCGAACGGCCCTTGACGTTCAACTTTTGCATAACGTTGGAGATGTGGTTACGCACCGTTTTCTCGCTAATGAACAACTGCCCGGCGATGTCGCGAGTGGTTTTGTCCTGTACTAGCAATTCAAACACTTCACGTTCACGGTGGGTTAACAAAAACTTGCTGCTATGGTCATTCCCCTTCAATGGTGTCACCCCTCCTTGCCCGGGTATGTGTGGTCTAACAAGGTTAAGGGATACAGTCAACTCATAGTATGTCAGAACAGGAGTGAAGGTGCGGAGTGTAATACAAATTGGGCTAAAATTCTGGACAAGAGGTTTTTTATCCTTGATTCCTTCAAATCCATCCTCTATGATGAGGATATAAAAATAATTTTCTTATTTAGTGGGATAATAACAAAATAATTTTCACGACAACATTTTCCAGTTCAATCACTTGATTCCACTATTAAAGGAGGCCTGTGATGGCACCTATCCTGCATATTATCGCCGTGGAAAAAGATCGCCTGCCCCGGCAGGAGCGGCGGCTTGCCGAGTTTATAATGGATGGCCCTTCAGAAATCGTTCATATGGGCATCAAGGAACTGGCAGACCAGTGCGATGTGAGTGCCGCAACCGTGACCCGATTTTGCAAACATTTTGATTGTAAAGGGTATCCTGATTTCAAGGTCAAACTCGCTGCAGAAATGGCCCATGCCGAAATGACATCACGTTCAGGCAATACAAGATATCAGGATATCGTGGCCGGTAACCCGCTGGCTGACATCGTACAGGCGATTGAAGCGAACCATATGACTTCGATCCAGGATACGACCTCGCTGCTAGATTTAGGGCAGCTAGAACGTGCGGTTGACGTACTGTGCCGGTCTAAGCGTATTGATCTGTACGGTATTGCCACCTCATCTATTGTCGCTCAGGACTTTTACCAGAAGCTGATCCGGATTGGAAAAAACTGCACCGCATTTGCTGATTCGCATATGCAGATCACCTCTGCGTCAACCCTGACGTCTAACGACACGGCCATCGCTATTTCATATTCAGGTGAAACACCGGAAACGATCGATGCCCTGTCCTGCGCCAAGAATGCCGGCGCTTTTACGATTAGCATTACCTCGTACAGAAGCAGCGTCCTGTCGTCCTTATCTGATATTGCACTGTATTCATCTTCCCTAGAGGAAGGTATGCGGCGCGGGGACATGGCTTCACGCATCGCTCAGCTTCATATCATCGATATTTTGTTTATGGGAATGGCCAGCCGGGACTTCTCTACCTATGTTCCCCGTCTGGAGCAGTCATATCATAATGTACAAAATTACCGCAAAAGCCGAGGAGGTCAATAATCAGTGAACATCTACATTTTCGAGAATGAAGAGGGCTTCGTACAAACCGCAGCCAATCAAATCACCAGCCTGTTGAATACTAATCCCTACGCCAAACTAGGTCTAGCTACTGGAAGTACTCCCGTACCACTATATGCCAAACTTATTGAGATGCATCGTCAAGGTCTCGTAAGCTTTGCCGGAGCAACAACTTACAATCTGGATGAATATGTAGGACTGCCCGAGAACCATCCGGAAAGCTACCGTACGTTCATGAACGAGAAGTTATTTAACCATGTAGACATCAACATTGCACAGACACATGTGCCTAACGGAAATGTAGCAGACCTTGAAGAGGAATGTCGTTCGTACGACCAGATGATGGAACAAAATGGTCCGATCGATCTTCAGCTGCTTGGTATTGGCCACAACGGCCATATTGGCTTCAACGAGCCCGGAGATGTCCTTACCAGTGGTACGCATGTCGCCCCGCTGCAGGAGAAAACACGTAAAGCCAACGCGCGATTCTTTCCTTCGATCGACGATGTACCGACTCATTCCGTTACAATGGGTGTTGGATCGATTATGAAAGCCCGTCAGATCATGCTATTGATTCGTGGTGAAGACAAGGCAGAAATCGCACAACGTGCATTAACAGGACCGATTACTACAGAGTGTCCGGCATCCTTGCTTCAATGCCATCCGAACGTAATTGTGCTACTGGATCAAGGCGCAGGGAGATATTTCAAATGAGCAGTGCAACCGAAACCAAGTTAACACTGTTGTATGGTAAAGTATTAACTCCTGAGGGGTTGCAGGAACACGGCGTGCTCGCTATGCGCGGCGAACATATCGTATTTGCGGGTGAAGTCTCAGCTCTCCCTGCTGATCTCGATCAATCTGAAGCTACTGTAATCCGGGAATCCGATGGATATATAATTCCCGGTTTTATCGATATTCATGTTCACGGCGGTAATGGTGAAGATTTCATGGACTCAGATAAGGAAGTACTGGATACTATTACTTCCTATCACTGTTCACAGGGCACAACAGCTATGCTGGCCACAACCATGACAGCACCGAAGAAATCAATCGACTCCGTCCTTAAAGAAGTAAATGAATACCGTGAGCAAGGAATGCCTTATACTCGTCTGGAAGGAGTTCACCTGGAAGGTCCGTTTATCAGCCCTAAATGGCCGGGCGCTCAAAACCCGGAGCATATCGTCACTGCCAACATTGACTGGCTGGAGGAATGGGAGCAAGCTTACCCGGGTCTTGTAAAGCAAGTTACGCTCGCCCCTGAACGAGAAGGTGCGCTAGAAGCGATAACCTGGCTTAAGAAGCATAACATTGTGGCTGCTCTTGGTCATACGGATGCTTCTTATGACGAGGTGTTAAAAGCTATTGATGCCGGGTTAAGCCACGGTGTGCATACCTTTAACGCCATGACAGGACTCCATCACCGCAACCCGGGCACTGCCGGAGCTATGCTCAGTGACGACCGCCTCAGTGCTGAAATCATAGCAGACGGCATTCACGTTCATCCGGCAGGTGTGCGCATTTTGGAACGGATGAAGCAAGGACAGAACCTGATCCTCATCACAGACGCGATGTCAGCTACTGGAATGCCTAACGGAGAATATACCTTGGGGGATCTTCCGGTTATCGTGAAAGATGGTGTAGCTACACTGAAGGGCAACCGTGATAGCCTTGCAGGCAGCACACTGACGATGATCAAAGGCTTCCACTTCTTGATCCGCGAAATTGGACTTAGCATGGAACGTGCATCCGAAATCGCCAGCTTGAATCCGGCCAAACGGCTCGGTATCAACCACCGTACCGGCTCCTTTAAAGAGGGCTATCAGGCTGATGTACTGCTCTTAAATTCCGACTTGGATATCGATGGTGTCTGGGTACAGGGTAATCGTAAATATTAAGATGTTAATTTCCTTCATGGAAAAATCAAAAGCTCTTGCCATCTGTCGGCAAGAGCTTTTTCATCAAATCCCAAGTTAACTTGTATTAACGGTTAGTCCGGTTGTTGTTATCAAACAGTCCATCATTGTTGTTGTTGAACATGTTACCATTACGATTGTTCACATTCAAAGGGAAAATACGGTTAATGTACGCTCCAATATCACGCGTGATGTCCCCTGTTGCTTCTGCTACATTCCCAACATATCCGTTACCGTTACCATTACCATTTCGGTTACCGTCTACATTGTTACCGGCATAACCAGTTGATTGATTGTAAAAATCAGAATCGGCGGATACATATACCTGATCACAAGAAGGAACCGTCTTACGAACTTTACTACTTACAGATTCACGTACATCCTTCGGTACGCTGTTTCCGTTCATCATACCACCGTTACCAGTCGTGTCGTTCATCATGCCGTATCGCCCGGTTGTGCCATCTGTACCATTGGTCCCCATCAAGCCTGTACGGTTCGGCCCCATTGTATTATAGCCTCTTACGCCAAAAGTACCGTTTCCGGTAGTACGACCTAATCCTGTGTTGTTATCAAGTGTTCCCGTTGAATTTGTTCCCGATGGATGCATCGCAGATGGATTCGTTCTTGAAGGATATGTTCTCGTTGGATTGGTTAATCCACGCAACAGCCCCATACTGCCTGAGCCGGTAGTGCCATAAGCACCGTCGTTACGGTTTCTAGTGGTCCCGTACGTTGACATTGGACCCGTTCTTCCCGTGCTCATCCCGGTCATATTACCGTCAGTTCTGTGTTGATTGTCAAGTGACAGCGCCACATATGCCTTATTATTGGCAACAAATACATGCGCATCCCGCACACCTTTAACTTTAGAAACTTTACTGGACAGTGTTGGACTATACTTCAGATTAGTTAGATCATGCTGCGTACCGTTGTAGTTGTTGGTTCCCAAGTTGTTGGTTCTCGTGTTGTTGGTTCCAAACATGTTAACGCCGGTACGCCCCGTATTTTTCGTCGTAATGTTATTAGTACGTGTTGTGTTCCCAGCAGGAGTACCGCACCCCGCTAGCCCGGCAATACTGACGATCATTGCGGCCGACAGAGTTAAGCTGAGGGCTTTGGATTTGATCATGATTCATCCTCCATCTCTATAATAGGTGTGTACTGACACCGTATAGGATGGCCTTGGTTATAAAACGTATGCTGAAAGGTTTTGGCATTGAGCCTTACTTATCCACTATCCCCCACCTGTTTTTGTATTCCTTATCGACATGGTTCTTATAATCTCCTGAGATCACTTGGTCCAGCCATGCGACGTTATCCTGATACCATCGAATTGTGTTTCGAATACCGCTTTCGTAATTGTATCTCGGACTCCAACCAAGTTCATTCCGAATTTTATCCGCATCAATGGCGTATCTACGATCATGGCCAAGACGATCCGCGACATGGCGAATCAATGATTCAGGCTTGTTCAGCACTTCCAATATGGTACGGATAACCTGCAAATTATTTCTTTCATTATGTCCGCCAATATTATATATCTCGCCATCCTTCCCCTTACGTAAAACCAGATCAATCGCTCGGCAATGATCTTCCACATACAACCAGTCACGAATATTCATCCCATTGCCGTAAACCGGAAGTGGTTTGTTTTGCATTGCATTGTATATCATAAGGGGAATGAGTTTCTCCGGAAATTGATAAGGACCATAATTGTTCGAACAACGGGTAATATTGACTGGCAAACTAAATGTTTCATAATAGGCACGCACGAGCAAATCTGCGCCTGCCTTACTTGCAGAATAGGGGCTGTTTGGCTGAAGTGGTGTATCTTCGGTGAATACACCGGTATCTCCCAGTGTCCCGTATACTTCATCTGTTGATACCTGAACAAATTTGCGGAGGCCGTACTCTTTAGATAAATCCAGAAGCGTCTGAGTCCCTAACACATTGGTTTTGACAAACAATTCGGGCTGTACAATACTCCGGTCAACATGCGA
Above is a window of Paenibacillus uliginis N3/975 DNA encoding:
- a CDS encoding helix-turn-helix domain-containing protein; translation: MKGNDHSSKFLLTHREREVFELLVQDKTTRDIAGQLFISEKTVRNHISNVMQKLNVKGRSQAVVELIKLGELKI
- a CDS encoding MurR/RpiR family transcriptional regulator, which gives rise to MAPILHIIAVEKDRLPRQERRLAEFIMDGPSEIVHMGIKELADQCDVSAATVTRFCKHFDCKGYPDFKVKLAAEMAHAEMTSRSGNTRYQDIVAGNPLADIVQAIEANHMTSIQDTTSLLDLGQLERAVDVLCRSKRIDLYGIATSSIVAQDFYQKLIRIGKNCTAFADSHMQITSASTLTSNDTAIAISYSGETPETIDALSCAKNAGAFTISITSYRSSVLSSLSDIALYSSSLEEGMRRGDMASRIAQLHIIDILFMGMASRDFSTYVPRLEQSYHNVQNYRKSRGGQ
- the nagB gene encoding glucosamine-6-phosphate deaminase; the protein is MNIYIFENEEGFVQTAANQITSLLNTNPYAKLGLATGSTPVPLYAKLIEMHRQGLVSFAGATTYNLDEYVGLPENHPESYRTFMNEKLFNHVDINIAQTHVPNGNVADLEEECRSYDQMMEQNGPIDLQLLGIGHNGHIGFNEPGDVLTSGTHVAPLQEKTRKANARFFPSIDDVPTHSVTMGVGSIMKARQIMLLIRGEDKAEIAQRALTGPITTECPASLLQCHPNVIVLLDQGAGRYFK
- the nagA gene encoding N-acetylglucosamine-6-phosphate deacetylase, producing MSSATETKLTLLYGKVLTPEGLQEHGVLAMRGEHIVFAGEVSALPADLDQSEATVIRESDGYIIPGFIDIHVHGGNGEDFMDSDKEVLDTITSYHCSQGTTAMLATTMTAPKKSIDSVLKEVNEYREQGMPYTRLEGVHLEGPFISPKWPGAQNPEHIVTANIDWLEEWEQAYPGLVKQVTLAPEREGALEAITWLKKHNIVAALGHTDASYDEVLKAIDAGLSHGVHTFNAMTGLHHRNPGTAGAMLSDDRLSAEIIADGIHVHPAGVRILERMKQGQNLILITDAMSATGMPNGEYTLGDLPVIVKDGVATLKGNRDSLAGSTLTMIKGFHFLIREIGLSMERASEIASLNPAKRLGINHRTGSFKEGYQADVLLLNSDLDIDGVWVQGNRKY
- a CDS encoding YhcN/YlaJ family sporulation lipoprotein, coding for MIKSKALSLTLSAAMIVSIAGLAGCGTPAGNTTRTNNITTKNTGRTGVNMFGTNNTRTNNLGTNNYNGTQHDLTNLKYSPTLSSKVSKVKGVRDAHVFVANNKAYVALSLDNQHRTDGNMTGMSTGRTGPMSTYGTTRNRNDGAYGTTGSGSMGLLRGLTNPTRTYPSRTNPSAMHPSGTNSTGTLDNNTGLGRTTGNGTFGVRGYNTMGPNRTGLMGTNGTDGTTGRYGMMNDTTGNGGMMNGNSVPKDVRESVSSKVRKTVPSCDQVYVSADSDFYNQSTGYAGNNVDGNRNGNGNGNGYVGNVAEATGDITRDIGAYINRIFPLNVNNRNGNMFNNNNDGLFDNNNRTNR
- the rfbB gene encoding dTDP-glucose 4,6-dehydratase produces the protein MKVIVTGGAGFIGSNFIRYMLAQYPLDEMINVDLLTYAGNLYNLADILPHPKYRFVKADIADRASLEPLFKEGVDAVVNFAAESHVDRSIVQPELFVKTNVLGTQTLLDLSKEYGLRKFVQVSTDEVYGTLGDTGVFTEDTPLQPNSPYSASKAGADLLVRAYYETFSLPVNITRCSNNYGPYQFPEKLIPLMIYNAMQNKPLPVYGNGMNIRDWLYVEDHCRAIDLVLRKGKDGEIYNIGGHNERNNLQVIRTILEVLNKPESLIRHVADRLGHDRRYAIDADKIRNELGWSPRYNYESGIRNTIRWYQDNVAWLDQVISGDYKNHVDKEYKNRWGIVDK